In Cryptococcus neoformans var. neoformans B-3501A chromosome 3, whole genome shotgun sequence, the DNA window TTTTAACGTCTATTTACAGATCTTCATTGCCAGTATGATGACTCTCGCGGTGGCCTTGAGCTCTTCTGCATACTCTGGAGGTGTGATTAGTATAATGGAGGATTTCGGTTCTAGCAGAGAGCTTCTCATTGCTGGTATTtccctcttcgtccttggGTTTGCCTTTGGTCCGCTGTAAGTTGCCCCATTCGAAGCGAAGACTATGTGCTTACCATTTCAGATTATGGGCCCCATTGTCAGAGTTATATGGCCGACGTTGGATCTACATCATCTCCTATGCTCTCCTCACCTTATGGTCCGGCGCCGCTGCAGGCGCTCCGAACGTCGGCGCCCTCCTCGTCTTTCGTTTCTTTGCCGGCTTCTTTGGCTCATCACCTCTTGCCAACGCAGGTGGTACTATCAGCGACGTCCTTGATGCCAACCAACGAGGTCTCGGCATGGCTCTATTCGCTGCCGCCCCTTTTCTTGGTCCTGCATTGGGTCCTATCACGGGTGGTTTCCTTGGTCTGACTTCCGGATGGCGATGGATCGAGGGATTCTTGACCATTCTTAGTGGTGTCCTGTTTCTCGTGGGCATTGGATTCGCCAGCGAGACATATGCTCCCACTATTTTGAGGCGGAGAGCTAAGCGACTAAGCAGAGTCACTGGCGATGTCTACAGATTTAGGGCCGATGCCAAGAAACCTCTCGATGCAATGGCCTTGTTCAAAGCGAGCTTGATTCGTCCTTGGAagtttctcttcctcgagCCTATTGTTACTATCCTTAGTATCTACGTTGTGAGTTAGTTCCCTCGTTCGTGCGAATCTCTGCTCATCAACCATAGGCGCTGCTTTATGGTATTCTCTATCTGTTTTTCGCAGCCTACcctatcatcttccaagAAGGTCGTGGCTGGAACACTGGCGTTGGAGGCCTCGCATTCCTTGGTGTACTTGTAGGCACCATCATTTCGGTCGCCGTCTCTATTCTAGTGGTCAATCCGCAATACGTCAAGGTCGCTAATAAGAAAGGTGGCCGAGCAGCTCCCGAAGATCGTCTACCTCCTGCCCTGTGGGGTGGaatcctcatcgtcatcggtCTTGCCGGTACGGCAGCCACTGATGGTCCCAATGTCCACTGGATTGCCCCTATCATCTTCGGTGCCCCTTTCGGTTGcggtatcatcatcgtcttcttATCGATCATGGGTTACCTCGTCGACAGTTACACTATCTACGCTGCATCTGTTCTTGCCGCCAACTCTGTGCTTCGATCCCTCTTTGGCGCTGCGTTCCCACTATTTACAACCCAAATGTTCGATAAGCTCGGCCTGCATTGGGGTGTTGCCTTGCCCGGTTTCCTGTCCTTGGCTTGCGTCCCTTTCACTTGGATATTCTACAAGTATGGCGCTGCTATTCGAGCCAAGTGCAAGTACTCTGCCGATGCTGAGCGacagatggagatgatcaTGGCTGCTCGGATGGCTCAGTCCAAgcaggaagacgaggaggcTAGGGCTGAGGGTAAGGAGGTTATTTATCGCGCAGCTAGCCGACCCGAAGGAGATGAATCGCAGGACGTCCAACCTTCTGAACAAACAGGCGGTTTAGGAAGGAGTcaaagcaaaagaagcCAACATTCCGCCAGTGCTGGCCAGTCTGGTAATGGTGCACCGTTAGACAGGGTCTCCACACACCTTCATCACGAATGGACTGTATATGAGGCTCTTGCCAACAGAGATGAGAAtgatttggatgatgatgaacgGATCAGACTTGAAGGTCTTCGTCGGACGTTTGGGGATCGATCAGAAAAGTAGACAAATAGGAAGGTGATTAGtcaatatttcataagGATTGTTCGGTTTTTGTGGATAGATTTTCAGGTAGATTCATAATGGTGATTTTCACGACATGCCAGTGTTGACGGAGGGGTGGGTaaaagatgatgttgaaagCCTTAAAGCTTAAGAGGTCAGGTTAcagggaggagggaggtgaATCCCGCCCATCACACGGAATGCACTAGGTCGATACATGGTGTACTGTTTGATGTAACGAGGAAATAGTAGGGATGCAACATGCGCCACCGTATCctgctcttcatcaatcaAAATCATGAACGTATCATGAGCATAGTAGGTATCCATCGATATTCATCACCCCTTCCACTTCAAATGTAGTCAGCGAGTCCTTCCAAGTCTCAACCAAAAGGTTATGAAGAACCATGCAGGCTTGAATGACTAGGTAAAGGCGAAGAAGTCCGGTGCACGAAACACACAATACCGTCCCAAAGAACATGCAAAGTCGTAAATGACCAGCTACGTGACCCCAATGTCAGTATGTTCCCGAGCATTCTTGCATACGACACACGAACTTTGGGTGCTTCAGGCCTATAACAGTAAATCAACGAAAATAAACCATCCAATTCCCATTTTCCGCTCATAGTACACTTTCCGGGCCTCGCAAAGGTCATTTTGTTTTTCGAAATACATGGCCTCCCTTCCCCATAGCGGCGCGACGATCGATTGGGCGGATAAGTCGACGGGCAATAGCCTTTCAAGCATACGCCCTCCTTTGTCGGCGCTAGACAGGCATCAGTAACTATGTCTTACGAATGTTCACAAAGTTTTGGGATAAAGCTTACCTAGGACAAATCGGCtcaccatcgtcatccacctccatgacctcctcttccgccctTTGATACACCcacttcaccttcttccaacaGTTCTCTATTGTCTCGCCCGTGATCCCATTCCAGGAATCATCGGCCATCTCCATAGCACTCTTGATATCTACTTTGTAGCAGAGGTGTGGAGGTACACCCTATTCGTAGTTTTCGAGAGCGAATCGGATGACCTTGGCTCGGTAACGAGACTTGAAGGAACTGATGATTCCCGCGTCCATGGGTTGGACATGGGCAGTAAGGTTAGgtttgaagaagcggaGTGTGATGTTGGTCAAACCACCAGGATCCTTGTGACCAGAGAAATTGCCGACGTAGAGAAGAATCTTACGGTCGGCCGTACTGCGCCTGATCTTCAGATCCCAGTCTCACAACCACTCGGTAAAGATGATTTGGATCATCCATGCTTTCTTATTGTAAGATTGCTGTCAAATTCGGATCCTTGATCGGTTCCTCAGTTTTAAAATCATCTTTGTGCAACCCATCTAGATCAGCGCCTCCTAACAGGCCATTCTTGGCCAAGCGCATAATCGCAGAAGGAGGTAAGTGTCCTATCTTGCGATGCAGCTCGCGCATTAAGGAATTTGACGCCATTGTGGGGGCGACAATGTTCATGGGTGAAGATAATGATAGGTTGACAAATGGGAGACGGCATACTGATAACCGAAAGCCTTTGGCTCCTTGCGGCTGCCAAAAGCAGTTGGACATCACTAGCAGTGCCGATGACGAGAGGAGGGAGCCTTTCGGTTCCCGTAGCATTCGTGGTGAGGGCATAGCTGATACGCCTCTTATCCGTTTTGACTCCCTGTCATGTACGCCCAATTTCCTGAATTGATATGTCATTCACGAGAAGAACAGTCCCGTCTCATCCATCTGAAAGATGTCCCTCAGCGCAAAACCATCCAGTTCTTGCCTGAGTCGCTCTCTGCGATCGCAGAAGACACTGAAGAGGCCTTTACATGTCTTTTGCGCCCAGACAACGCATTCCTTGCTTTAATTCCCCGCAACCACCCTTCGCTCATTGACCCGCGTTCGTCTTCGCTAATCTTCATCACGTCGCAAAGTTTGATCCATTGTGAACGAATCGCATCACCGTTGATGATCATACCGTCTTCCAAAGCCTGTTCAATCCAATCATCGAGAATCGTATGAGCTTTGGCGTTTGTGGGAGGGCGGTGAATTTTGGAAGTAGATGAGTGACTGGACAGTGCGTAGTCTTCGCGGATCTTCACAGCTTCCTTGACCCAATCAGAGACGCGCCTGTGGTTCAGCCCAACCCCCCATCTGTTCGATATGCGGCGAGCGGTGCTACTGGCATTCTCCAGACCCCGGGTTTCATAGTATTCGAGGGCTTCGCATCTCTGCTGAATGGTGAAACTggctttcttcttcgctggTTGGGCATCGGCGGCCCCCGACTCATGCTTGCGCTTCGTGTCGGAGCTGGTTCGTGTAGTAAACGTAGGAGGCTTGGATGCAGATCAACGAGCGGAACCGGTAAGGCTACTTTGGCCTGGGAAGCGACGTCGGGAGGCCAGAAGCAAGAGAATTCGAAAGATTTCGAATTTGGCCGTTTGAAATTGAATGACTTTTTTGGTAGCAGTAGAGTGCTAGTAGTTTTTGAattttctttatctttatcGGCGGGCCCCGAGATCGTAGAAATTCTATAAGTTTCTAGATGATTTAAACCTTATTCACGCGGCCGGCGCCCGTCCGTCGTTTATTAAGCTATTTTAAAATCCCAGTGTGAGAAGGCCCTGCCGGTTTTTGCGGGATGTAAGGGCTCGCCCTCCACCGTTTTAGGTCCGCCGTTGATCCGGATTCCATGTGCGTTGTCACATCTTTTTACGGCATCGCAAAAATAACATGCACTTGGCCCCTTGAGGCCAGTGGTCGAGAGACGTGTGGCGATGGTGAACAGCAGGCAGATATTGACATGCTGGGGTGCTGGGCAGCCTGGTATCCGTTCGGCTGGGCAGAGTGGCCACTGTaatgcatgcatgcagTCTCTTCCCTCACTCTCTCGTCGGCGCGGCCCAACGAGAAAGTCAACCGTAAAATAACAATTCAGTTCGGGCGCCGGCCGCTTGCTTTTCCAGTTGCCGGGCTCGGTCTCAAAGCAGTTTTCCCGCATGCACCGTGTCCTCATGCAACACAATTACTGATAACACCATCATTTCTTatcttctttgtctttcttcttcatcttcacctaAGTTTTTCGGCTTTGCCACCTACGCTTAACGTCCCACGAACACCTCTCGACACCTTCGAATTTCATTTCATCTTGTAAAGCGTGGTGTAGCCAGCAGACCGCACACACTACTGCCTCACACAGGCGACAAACATCAACAGCCCAACCGAGTTTGTTTCAAAGGAGAATCCTACAAGATGTCTATCGTCAGCGACGTCACCCAAGTTGATGGGCGCACCCGCTCAAAGTTCACCGCCGACGACAAACCTCTATCGTCTTACACCCTCAAAAAATACCCCTGGCGACCTTATGTGACGCCTTTCGAAGAGATTATTGGGAAGAAGTACCCTGGCTCTGGTACAAATGAGGACCCGTATATCGTCGACTGGCTGTCCAATGACAAGGAGGATCCTCAAAGTTGGCCAGGCACCTACAAGTGGTTCACCGTAAGTTTGAAATATGCAACAGTATGGCAGTGAGGCAGGAAGCTGACTAATTTTGCAGATTTTCATTGTCAGCTCAATGACTCTTGCTGTCGCTTTGAGGTGAGTCAGCTTGCGGCTTCGACGCGGACGGGCACATGCTCACGTTAATTCAGTTCTTCCGCATATTCTGGAGGTATCGAAAGTCTTATAAAGGAGCTTGGCGCAAGCAGAGAACTTCTTATTGCTGGTATCTctctcttcgtcgtcgGTTTTGCATTCGGTCCCCTTTTCTGGGCTCCTTTGTCCGAGGTCTTTGGTCGTCGGTACATTTACATAGCGTCTTACGCCCTTCTTACCCTCTGGTCTGGTGCCGCCGCCGGTGCTCCTAACGTCGGTGCTCTCCTTGTCTTCCGTTTTCTTGCCGGTTTCTTCGGTTCTTCTCCGCTCGCCAATGCCGGTGGCACCATCTCTGATGTCCTCGACGCCAATCAGCGAGGTCTTGGTatggccttcttctccgctgCTCCTTTCCTTGGACCTTCTCTCGGTCCTATCACCGGTGGTTTCCTTGGTCTCACCTCTGGATGGCGATGGGTTGAGGGTTTCCTCACCATTTTCTGTGGTGTTTTGTTCATCATCGGTATCGTCTTCTGTGGCGAAACCTATGCTCCTGTCATTCTTCGGGCTCGAGCCAAGCGATTGAGCCAGGTCACTGGCGACGTTTACAGGTTCCGAGCCGACGCAAAGAAGCCTTTGAACGTCACTTCCATGTTCAGGATGAGCTTGATCCGTCCTTGGAAATTCTTGTTCCTCGAGCCCATTGTTACTATCCTCAGTCTTTACACTGTAAGTACAGTTTATTGTAAGAATGTATCACGCTGACGTCAAATAGGCCCTGATCTACGGCATCCtctacctcttcttcgccgcCTACCCCATCATTTTCCAGAGCGGCCACGGCTGGAACACTGGTGTCGGTGGTCTCGCTTTCCTCGGTGTTCTCGTCGGCACCGTTCTTTCggttcttctctccatcttcatctccaacccTCAATATATCAAGGTtgcgaagaaaaagggcgGCCGTGCTGACCCGGAAGACCGACTTCCTCCCGCCATGTGGGGTGGTGTCCTCATTGTCATCGGTCTTGCCGGTACTGCTGCCACTGATGGTCCCGATATCCACTGGATTGCTCCTATCATCTTCGGTGTGCCTTTCGGTTGCGGTATCATTGTCGTTTTCTTGTCCATTTTGGGTTACCTCGTCGACAGTTACACCATCTATGCCGCCTCCGTCCTCGCTGCCAACTCCGTACTTCGATCTCTCTTCGGTGCCGCTTTCCCCTTGTTTACTGTCCAGATGTTTGACAAGATGGGAGTTCACTGGGGTGTTGCTCTGCCTGGCTTCCTGTCACTTGCTTGTATTCCCGCCACCTGGGTGTTCTACAAATACGGTGCTGCTATTCGAGCCAAGTGCAAGTACTCTGCCGATGCTGAGCGACAGATGGCGATGATCATGGCTGCTAGGATGGCTCAGTCCAAgcaggaagacgaggaggcTAGGGCGGAGGGCAAAGAGGTTATCTATCCCGTTGGTAGCCGACCTGAAAGTGAAGTGCAAGATGTCCAGCCCGCTGAACAAGAAGGCGGACTGGGCAAAGTCGTGAGCAGGGCGGGTGAGTACACCGGTCCTCATTCCAATGGCGGTGCGCCTCTCGCCAGGGTTCCTACGCATCTCCACCATGAGTGGACCATCTATGAGGCTCTTGCCGATAGGGACGAAAATGATCTTCAGGATGATGAGCGCATTAAGCTCCAGGATATGCACACCAAGTTTGATAACAAGTTGAGGAAGTAAGCAAGGAGATCAATTTGGAATTTAGAGCTGTAGATATCTTAGATGGTCGCCAATCAACCAAAAAACTTGTTTAAATATTTCTTATGCAACTATAATTTCAGGGTTACTGGATCACGTACATGTATCGCAGTGCGTTGATTCGGCTCTGTCCAAGGATACGATGATGTTAGTGAGAAAGAAACCTTTCAAAGCccaacttcttcacccCTGCTTTGAACGTACGACGATGACTCCAAACAGCATCGAGCGTGCAGGGGAATGTGGTGCCTAAAAATGAGAATCAAGTTCGGGCAGTTTCTGCAAACAAAAAATTGTGCATACAGCCACGATGAAAATGTCAAGCGTCGATAATAATAGAAAGAAAAGTATtcaaccatctcttccttcctttttatGTAGTGACATATCAACAATTATTTTCTTTCCCACCTCCCTGCCTCTTATTTCTAGCTCATTTATGCTTTATTATTCTACTGCTGACGAGTGTCTTGCAATCTCGGATCTGGAGGTACATGTCCGACTGCACCGGCCTGCATCTGAGGCTGGTGTGGGTATCTAGCAGTGGTGGGCAGATGAGAGGGCATCAGATGGGCTTGATGCACTTGTATAGGGCGTGGGGCCTGTGTTTGTATTTGCGGATGAGAGTACGCGGTGGGCGGATAGGCTGCTCcagatgaaggtgaaggggcAAGAGATGAATATTGGGGCGCGGTCGGATACGCGTGTGCCTGCACATGAGGACTGGCATATCCCGGCGTGACACCTGTCGGAGAGGGGGCATATCCTTCAGCCGACGCTCGTCGATTGTTTCCTTGTCCCGAAATCCTTCGCTCCTGGTGCGgctgatgctgatgatgtGGCTGAGGGGCAGTGGTGTCATGTCGCGGGTCACCGGGGGGATAGTACACGGCGTATCCAGCAGGTTGAGCGGGCGATCGAGATTCAGGAGGGTAAGGAAGGTAATACTGTCCCGCCTGAAGAGGTGGGGGTGGAGGACGGCTAGGGTTGAGGAGTGGTTGAGGTCCGGGGGCTGAACCAGGGAGAATGGGGTAAGGCGGGCTttgctgttgctgatgCGCAGAGTGAGGGCGAGGGTGAGGGTAAGGGTGAGGAGGTGTAGGGCGAGGGGCgagaggggaagggatAACGGGTATCGGGCGACTGTTGGCGTGCGTGAGCGACTCTATTCGAAGACGCTTGTTTGCCGCCCTCTGTTGACATTCCTTGCACTGCATTGAACATCGAGTGAGCTTCATCGCAGTAGCAACGAAAGCGATTGTACTCACCGTAAAGTCCACCTTACTCCAATTCCTCCTGACACGTCCTTGACTGCGGTCTAGCCTGTCGAGACACTCTACGTGCTGCCATTTACCGCACTCATCGCAAGATACGAGATCCTTGTCTCCATCCTATTGGTTCTCAGTCCGCTGTCTGGCTGTTGAGGCTGCAGTAACAAAACTTACAATGTTCCAACCGTGCATCCCGCATACCTCACATCCAAGCTCCCATCTATTACCTGCAACAGCTTTACCCGCTCCCACTTTACTCTTTTGATTGGTGGTTTCACCCATATGACTGGGCGTCATGGTCCTACTCCTTCTGCTGGGTGCTTGACTgctctcatcttcactaTCATCACTGACGatttccccttctcttctcctctttctcttttctctcctcctctcttccttctctttcgctttttgctcttcttccgcttttcTTAAGgccgcttcttctcgcGCTTGcgccctctcctctctttcttttaatCTATCTTCCCTCgccttctctctcgctagcgcttctgcttcctccttggccttcctcatttcctccttcctcgtccgctccatcctctcctccatttcaCGCTGCGCCTGCTCCCTACGcacagcttcttccttctcaagctCCTTGGTGGCTATTCGTGACGAACGTTTACGGTTCAGGAAGGCTTCTTGCTTCAGGcgttctttctccttttcggTAAGTTGCTCGATGATGGTGGGACCGACTTGATCGTGAAGGAGTTTGTACAGCGCTTTCTCGTCGGGGTGTTTCGATTTGGCAAATTGTTCAGGGAATGTTCGCCAGTCGTAGAGGGTGACACAGACCTATAGAAACTTAGTGACTGGGTTTTGAGGTGGAAGTATACGCACTGTTTCCCATTCGATGAACCCTTCGGGAAGGttgtttgcttctttgATAGCGGCCTTGATGatatcttcctcctcctcaccatcttcttcagcatcgtcctcttcctcttcctgcttAGGCTCGGTCTCGTCAACATCCATCGCATCATCTTGCTCAACGTCTTCATCAGGGTTAtactcatcttcctcgtcatcttgCTCGACGATGGGCTCGGGATCGGGTTCGGGAAGTTCAGAGAGCGGCGAATCGGCGTCTGCAACTTCTTCtactttctcctccacctcctctttGACTGCTTTCCTAcgattttttttgggtTGCCCATTCTCCTGGCTTTCTCGGGCTTTGACAGCTTCCACCTCGGCAGCAtgttcctcctcatctgtCAAGTCGCTAAGCTCgctctcatcgtcatctccctcctcctccttctctccatcactTGCATCTTCAGTGTCTGCATGGTCTTCTTTCGCACCATCGAGCCATTCATCCGGAACTTGCTGCCactcatcatccacattCCTCAACCGCCTGCTAACCCTCGTGCCAAGCGGCAACTGGGTCTTCTTCGCGGTTTTACTCGGCGTCGCCCCGATAGCAGTAGACTGGTCTGTACTATTGCCGTTTACCCCGCTAATCCTCGCGCTGCTCCTTGTCGCCCTCCCATTGGTGGGCGTCCCTCCTGAAGCAGGAGGGAAGACAGCGCCCCGTTTCAGGGCTAGAGCTGTAGGCGTCGGGTTACCGTAGAATGCAACGGGGGCCCGTCGACGGGAACCAGAGATTTCTTCAGGGGGAGGGGTGGGTTCTCTCTTTACAGGAGGACCTTTTGGTCTAGGTGTAGATGTGGACGGTTTGGTTTTAGGTTTTGGTTTAGGGGCAGGTTTCGCTTTGAATTTGGAGTTAGATTTGGAAGTGTTATTGATATTGTTGCGGGCGCGCTTGAGGGCTCGTTTCGCCTTGAGCGAAGATTTCTTTGGAGGTGCAGGAGGGAGGGGTGGTGTACGTTGGATCCACAGGCGGTTGTCGTCGAAAAGCCAGTAGATATTTCCTGATTTATCCCAGCCGACAGGTTCAATCCTCTGCGAGTGTTGAAAGGTGAGCGTTATTACAGGGAGAAAATAGGGCCAGGGACGTACCCAAGACACGGCATCGTCTTCCGTCTTTAATAAACCCCGGAAGCGGGCTGGATCGTCCATCTGCCATTCACATAGTTGGTGGAGAATCCCAACCTTTAATGGCAAATGAGTAGTGTGTCtgggagaaaagagattTTAAGTACCTTTTGGGAAAGACCAAGGGCGGCCCATTCAACAGGCTCTTCAACTGTACCTAGTAAAGTCGTTTCGGGAGCTCGTTTGAGGTACTGTTTGCGCAGTTGTTCAAAAGCGTTTTCGGAGCTGTAATGGTCAATGATTAGCATatgagagatgaggatcatcatcccaAACCATTCGCATGCACACCATTTGGCACATTGACTCACTTGATTTGGCGGTTGTAGGTAAGAGCGAAGAGTAGCTTTGCAACAAGCGTAGGTATCAATGCGgtctcatctccatcaaaGTCCTTTTCGAGTACCTACCCCAGATACATCAGCGATGACACATCTCACCTACGAACTACAGGACACCCACTTCGATGTCCCAATCAAGCAGACCAAATGCATCAGAAAAGGTCGCGATGAACTGGGAAATGGCAGCCCATCGCCAGTCTTTCCGGAGTGTCTGTACGATAGGAGAGGGGGGCGGAGGGGGGCGGAGAGCGTCTACGGGGGCTACCGCCACTGGAGGAAGGGCCTTTCGGGGCATAGAGTAGCACTCAGAAGATGGGCGGGATCAAAAGTGTATTGACAACAGGTGGATGCGCGATGTGGAGGTGAATGATACGCGTAAAGGCGCGTTGGATCGCACTTCTCTGGTGGAAACGGGCGGTCAAAAAGGCGAATAAAAGGAGGATCTGCAGGGAACCACCTGGCCGTGCTTGACTACAGCAGATGCTAGTAAGATAATGTTAATGTATGGCCTGAATTGGAACAAAAAAGTGGAAGATGTGCTTAAGAGACTGACGACGATCTTTGACTAATAACAAGCACCGGGAACAACGAGGACGGGATTATTTATTTACAATGGAACCAGTTGAAGTCGGACATGACCGCTTTTGGCGACTACTTCCTCCGTCCTGAATGAAAAAGACACCAGTCGACGGACGGAAGCAATTTGTTGACGTTGGCATTCGTGTCCAACAAGTTTGATGCGGCCCAACGAAATTTATCGTACATTAGGTTTGCTTCGGGCAGAATTTACTGCGTAAACGTAGCTAGCTGGGTGCATAAAAATACATTCATATGAATGGCATTGTCAGTACGATCAGAATGACACTATCACCGAGGTCCATATATAAATATGTGTTGACTTATGACCGCCGAAACCGAAAGcgggggaaagaagaaactgACCGCGCAGGCATGGTGATCTGGATTCAGAGATTCGCTTGTAACTTGGATAATTGTTTgctttctcatctttccaCACATCCCACCTTCAGCAAGAAGCAGCGAGGCTTCGTCAGCCATCAATCATACCTCGACACCAAGCCAGTCCAGCCGCTCAACCGTCAACCGTCGATTGCGCAGCTAGAGCTTCATTTTCAAGCTCGTGTGACTAACTGTTCACTTCAACACCCATATTCTCGCCGGCCAGCAGCCATTCTGCCCAAGTGTTTATAGCTATCCCATCCGACCTCTGTGTCTGAAGGCAGTATCACTCGGctatccttctcctttgtccTTCGCAGCCATCCAAGTGCTCGTGTGACCGAACTTCACGTCAAAGGACCTCCGTGTCACCACCCTCGAGAAGAGCTTCATACTCTGAACTTCAGTTGTTCCACCACCCTCGCAAGCGGAAAGAGAGGCGACCAAACATCACTCCATTCGCATCTCTCTAAGCGACACACCGATCATGAATAACTAATAACCAGTAGGCCCCAGGTCTCTGGTTCAAATTCCTCGCTTCATTCCTGTCTTATCTTATCAATTCAATCAAACAAACCGTGCGCCTGGGAGATGCCCAATATCTCAGAAAGTATTGATAGTGTGATGGAAGGTGTCAAGGGGCTAGTTAATATGGCAGAAGGGTATCTCGCCCCAGCAtctgatgaaggagaagcttCCGTCCCACCACCTCGACCCCAATCTCAACCCCTACACATACCTTCCACTCACCGCAACACCACATCAAAATTCGCTCTTCCACAACAGAGTCAACTTGTTCAGACTATCGATGTACCTTCCGGTTGGATCCATCTGCAAGCGGCGTATCttgatggggatggtggtCAACGGCAAGTGAGGCCGTTTGGATTGAGAAATCTtacagaggaagaggtggaagtAGAAGTGGAGAGTGATTTGAAGCAGCTTTTGTTTTGGGCctcggatgatgaaaagagtGAGtatttttttcttctctaGAATCCATATCACAGGTTTAACATGGTACAGGCATTCCATCTTCCgcatcatcaacatcttcattaTCTACCAATGCCGGTTTACCTTCTCTCCAAATAACCATTcccgcctcttccactgTCACCCTATTCATCGCATTCCAACCTACCGTCTCcctcccccctttccctttgaACCCTCTTCCGCCTACTGGTACAATTGATGACGGAGGGTACACCCCTCGGGTCAAGCCGATCCTTTCTCGCACAAATTCATTTGAATTGTCGCCTGTTGGTTTATCCGTGAGTGATTCGACCGAGTCGGGTCAGAGTCTACAGAGTGTCGCCGGGAATATACGCGAAACCCATGTTGCAAAGAGGCCGGAACCTATCCACCGGGCATTTTCTGTCCATGGCTCGGTGTCTATCCAAGCGATCACCGCAACATCTCATCAGTCCATCGCGCTTCCATTTTTTGCCACAGTCTGTCGCTCAGTGTTTACCGCAGGCCCTATCGAACCTGTATCAGGACTTGTGACTGGTTCACAACA includes these proteins:
- a CDS encoding hypothetical protein (Match to EST gb|CF186666.1|CF186666) produces the protein MSIVSDVTQVDGRTRSKFTADDKPLSSYTLKKYPWRPYVTPFEEIIGKKYPGSGTNEDPYIVDWLSNDKEDPQSWPGTYKWFTIFIVSSMTLAVALSSSAYSGGIESLIKELGASRELLIAGISLFVVGFAFGPLFWAPLSEVFGRRYIYIASYALLTLWSGAAAGAPNVGALLVFRFLAGFFGSSPLANAGGTISDVLDANQRGLGMAFFSAAPFLGPSLGPITGGFLGLTSGWRWVEGFLTIFCGVLFIIGIVFCGETYAPVILRARAKRLSQVTGDVYRFRADAKKPLNVTSMFRMSLIRPWKFLFLEPIVTILSLYTALIYGILYLFFAAYPIIFQSGHGWNTGVGGLAFLGVLVGTVLSVLLSIFISNPQYIKVAKKKGGRADPEDRLPPAMWGGVLIVIGLAGTAATDGPDIHWIAPIIFGVPFGCGIIVVFLSILGYLVDSYTIYAASVLAANSVLRSLFGAAFPLFTVQMFDKMGVHWGVALPGFLSLACIPATWVFYKYGAAIRAKCKYSADAERQMAMIMAARMAQSKQEDEEARAEGKEVIYPVGSRPESEVQDVQPAEQEGGLGKVVSRAGEYTGPHSNGGAPLARVPTHLHHEWTIYEALADRDENDLQDDERIKLQDMHTKFDNKLRK